The Synechocystis sp. PCC 6714 genome includes the window GAAATCATTCCTGACTCGGCCAATGATCACAATCTGCAAGCCTATCTCTTCGATGATTACTGGGAAGACATTGGTACCATTGAAGCCTTTTACGAAGCTAATTTAGCCCTTACCAAACAACCGAGTCCCGACTTTAGTTTTTATAACGAAAAAGCCCCCATCTATACCAGAGGCCGTTATCTTCCCCCCACCAAAATGTTGAATTCCACCGTGACGGAATCCATGATTGGGGAAGGTTGCATGATTAAAGAATGTCGCATCCACCACTCGGTTTTAGGCATTCGTAGCCGCATTGAATCCGGTTGCACCATTGAAGACACATTGGTAATGGGCAATGACTTTTACGAATCTTCATCGGAAAGAGAAGCTCTCAAGACCCGGGGGGAAATTGCTGCTGGCATAGGCTCCGGCACCACTATCCGCCGAGCCATCATCGACAAAAATGCTCGCATTGGCAAAAATGTCATGATTGTCAACAAGGAAAATGTCCAGGAAGCTAACCGAGAAGAGCTAGGTTTTTACATTCGCAACGGCATTGTAGTGGTAATCAAGAATGTAACGATCGCCGATGGCACGGTAATCTAGGGTCAGTTCCTTTCCCTAAGCCCATGGCCATGACCGCTCCAGTTAAAGCAGTGAAATCATTCACCCAAAAATTTGCTCCTTTCCGTTCTCTCCTGAACCAGTTGGACGGACTGGGTATCCTTGCCTGGGGAGTACTAATGATTAAGTACTCCGTATCTGGGGAGTTGAGATTACTCATCCACCCCAACTATTTTGGCTTGGTGACGGTGACAGGTTTCGTCCTACTATTTTTGGGAGGCTTACGGTTGTTCCAAACAGGGCGCCGTTGGCTAAAAAGGGCCCGTCGCAGTGGAAGCAGTAACAATAACCAAGACAGCGTTACCCATGTGACAGTTTTACCTCTGGGTATGGGCACTGCCCTATTGTTGGTTACGGCCCTGATGGGTTTATTCATCACCCCTTCTGTTTTTACCAGCCAGTTAGCAATCCAGCGGGGTATTAGTACTACTCTGCCCCCCACCCAAACCCAGATATCCAGTTTTGCGACCCAAATCAAGCCGGAGGAGCGCACCTTAGTGGACTGGGTCCGCACCATCAGCGCCTATCCAGAACCAGATGTGTATGCGGGGCAAAAGGTTAATGTGACAGGGTTCGTCGTCCATCCGGACTATTTGCCGGATAATTACATTCTGATTAGCCGCTTTATTTTGACCTGCTGTGCAGTGGATGCTTATCCTGTGGCTTTGACTGTAAGGCTAGAAGGTTCCCGTAGTCAGTACCCTCCCGATACCTGGCTCACCATTCAGGGGCAGATGGAGGCAGCGACTCTACCAAGCTCAGCGGATCAGGGTAGACAGGGGGCAGACAAGCGGCAGGTGGTGGTGGAAGCTCAATTGGTGGAAGTAGTGCCCACTCCGGCCGATCCCTACAGTTATGCTGATTGAGCCATTAACCAAGGAACCTAATCTTCCCCCAACCCATCGATACAAAAGCGGGCATTCCGTCAGAAACGATTAGCTATTCGCTAAGATAACTCAGCATTGTTACGCAAATGTGTTGACCAGTATGAAAGGTTTGTCTGGGCTGTTACAGTTTTTCATCGGCTTTATTTTGGGGGTGACCTTGTTTGTGGGAGGTATTTCCCTAGCTGGTTATTTAGTTTTTAATCGTTTTGCGGCTAATCCGGAAAAGCCGCTATTTCCCGAAGAACAAAGTCAGCCCCAAGATGGCCAGTCTGTCCCGGAACAATCCGAGTCCCCCCAACCTCCGCCGAAACCTAGTCCGTCTCCCACCGATGAGCTTCCCCCTGGGGCCTATAAAGCCAAAGTCATTTGGAATGGAGGCTTGAATGTTCGTACCGATCCAGATCGGGAGTCAGAATCCCTCACTACCATTAGCTACAATGACGAGGTGGTGGTGTTAGCAACCCAGGGGGAATGGTCTAAGTTAAGGGTACCTGGAGGCACAGAAGGATGGGTGAGATCAGGCAATCTGGAAAAACTACCAACACCATAGCTATTCTCAGGGCAAAAACCTTGGTAAGGAGAAATAGTTGATCAATTCCGACCATCAGAACATTTAGGGGCAGGACATTGTATTGCATTGGTTTAATTAGTGGAACTTCTGTGGATGGTATTGATGCCTGCCTAGTCAAGATCAGCGGGTCTGGATTAGATCTGGAGGTGAAGTTAGTGCAGGGAGAAACCTATCCCTACCCAGTGGCATTGCGTCAGGAGATTCTAGCTTTGTGTGCAGGAACTCCCTTTAGCCCGGAGGCGATCACCTTTTTAGATGATGATATTGCCAAGGAATTTGCCCAGGCAGCCCAAAAAATTCAACAGTCTTTACCCCCGGCGGACTTAATTGGCTCCCATGGCCAAACTATTTTCCACCGTCCCCCTAATCCAGAGAAGGCTTTTTCCCTCGGTTACAGTTGGCAGTTGGGCCGAGGAGAGGCGATCGCCAATTTGACAGGCATTACCACGGTGAGTAATTTTCGGGCGGCGGACATCGCGGCCGGGGGCCAGGGTGCTCCTCTAGTTTCCAAAATTGATATTTGTTTGCTAAGCCATCAGTATGAACACCGTTGCGTGCAAAACCTAGGGGGCATTGGCAATGTCACCTATCTTCCCCCCCGTAGTCAGACAAATTGGCAGACAAAGATTTGTGGTTGGGACACTGGGCCCGCCAACGTGCTAGTAGATCTGGCTGTGCAAAAATTTACCCAGGGACAAAAAACCTATGATCAGGGCGGGCAATGGGCCGCCCAGGGTATTCCCCACCAAGGATTAGTCGATCACTGGCTACAAGAACCGTTTTTCCAGCAACACCCACCTAAGTCCACTGGCCGGGAACTGTTCGGGCCAGAGTACCTAGACCGCTGCTGGCAGCAAGCTCAATCCCACGGGCTTAATGAAAAGGATTTCCTGGCTACCCTGACAGAATTTACCGCCCGATCCGTTGTTACCGAATACCAACGGTTTTTGCCCCAACTGCCCGATCGCCTGTTGCTGTGCGGTGGTGGTGCCCATAATCTTTATTTGCGAGAACGACTACAGTACCATCTCGGTTCCAAAGTGTCGATTCAATCCAGCGATGATGTTGGTTTAAACAGCGATTTCAAAGAGGCGATTTCCTTTGCGGTGTTGGCCTATTGGCGTTACCAGGACCAGTTTCCGGGAAACTTGCCCGCAGTTACCGGCGCCGGCCAGGACTGCCTGTTGGGGGATATTCACCCAGCACTGGGGAAACCAAAACCTGGCAATTGTTAGAATTCCAGGCCAGGAAATTGTCTTTTTTTATTTAGTAAATGGAGCCGAGCAGAATTGAACTGCTGTCCAAACTGGGTATTAACTTTCCGTTCGTTCACAGGTTTAGTCCTTCTAGCCCTAGGACGGGGACCATCGATTATCCCTGATGGTGGGATGCTCTAGTCTAAGTCTTAATCGTCTGGCTAACTAGAGGAGAGCCAAACAAAGCATCCGTTGGGGTTAACCTCTAATCCTTAACGGAGTCAGAGAAGAAGTAAACGGTCTTTGACAAGAAAATGTAGCTTTTACAGACTAGGCTGCTACGGCTACCCGTTTGAAGCTGACGATGTTATTCGCAGTTACTTTCTTTTGAGCCTTTGATTTACGAGAGGAGACTCACTCTCGACCTGCATCACAGAAAAGCTTTCGCCAACCTGTCGAAACCATTGCGGCCCCTTGTTATGCGCTTCCCATTATAAACTACTTCCCTGGGGAACGGCAAAAGGAGAGTTGGGAAACCTAGAGAACCTGCTCCACTTCCGCAATTTCTGGAATCATTTCCCGAAGCTTGCGCTCAATGCCCATTTTTAAGGTCATGGTGGAACTCGGACAGGATCCACAAGCACCCTGCAAACGTACTTTGACAATGGGGCCGTCTAATTCCACCACCTCCACATTGCCACCGTCGGCCATCAGGTAAGGACGGAGTTCGTCTAACACCGTTTCCACATTATTTAGGGTGAGTTCCATGGCTCGCTAACCTCAGTTAAAAATTTGACTTTTGACTATGGCTATTATCCTAACGCTAACCCCAGGGCCAAGGTTGGCAAAAATCCCGGGGTCAACGATAGAGAAAAACAATTACCGGTCTTTCAACCAACTGAACATGGCCCGCAGGTCTTTGCCCACTTCTTCGATCAGTTCTTCCGATTCCCGACGACGCATGGCGGTGAAACCGGGTTTACCAGCTTGGTTTTCCAAGACAAATTCCCGGGCAAATTGACCAGACTGGATTTCGTCGAGAATTTTCCGCATTTCTTCCCGAGTTTCCTCAGTGACAATGCGGGGTCCCCGGGTTAAATCACCATACTCAGCAGTGTTGGAAATGCTGTCTCGCATTTTGGCCAAACCACCTTCGACAATTAGATCGACAATTAACTTAACTTCATGGAGACACTCAAAATAGGCCAATTCAGGCTGATAGCCAGCTTCTACTAAGGTGTCGAACCCCGCTTTGATTAAAGCCGTCAGACCACCACAGAGCACTACCTGTTCGCCAAAAAGATCGGTTTCCGTTTCTTCCCGGAAAGTGGTTTCTAAAATACCGGCCCTGGTGCCACCAATGCCTTTAGCGTAGGCCATAGCATAGTCCCGGGCTTGGCCGCTGGCATCTTGGTACACGGCAAACAGAGCAGGAACCCCTTGCCCTTGCTCATAGGTACGCCGCACCAGGTGGCCAGGACCTTTGGGAGCAGCCATAACTACGTCTACATCGGCGGG containing:
- a CDS encoding anhydro-N-acetylmuramic acid kinase, with translation MYCIGLISGTSVDGIDACLVKISGSGLDLEVKLVQGETYPYPVALRQEILALCAGTPFSPEAITFLDDDIAKEFAQAAQKIQQSLPPADLIGSHGQTIFHRPPNPEKAFSLGYSWQLGRGEAIANLTGITTVSNFRAADIAAGGQGAPLVSKIDICLLSHQYEHRCVQNLGGIGNVTYLPPRSQTNWQTKICGWDTGPANVLVDLAVQKFTQGQKTYDQGGQWAAQGIPHQGLVDHWLQEPFFQQHPPKSTGRELFGPEYLDRCWQQAQSHGLNEKDFLATLTEFTARSVVTEYQRFLPQLPDRLLLCGGGAHNLYLRERLQYHLGSKVSIQSSDDVGLNSDFKEAISFAVLAYWRYQDQFPGNLPAVTGAGQDCLLGDIHPALGKPKPGNC
- a CDS encoding SH3 domain-containing protein gives rise to the protein MKGLSGLLQFFIGFILGVTLFVGGISLAGYLVFNRFAANPEKPLFPEEQSQPQDGQSVPEQSESPQPPPKPSPSPTDELPPGAYKAKVIWNGGLNVRTDPDRESESLTTISYNDEVVVLATQGEWSKLRVPGGTEGWVRSGNLEKLPTP
- a CDS encoding NifU family protein encodes the protein MELTLNNVETVLDELRPYLMADGGNVEVVELDGPIVKVRLQGACGSCPSSTMTLKMGIERKLREMIPEIAEVEQVL
- the ilvC gene encoding ketol-acid reductoisomerase yields the protein MIKSLQSTIQSQQGDSYMARMYYDQDANLDLLAGKTVAIIGYGSQGHAHALNLKDSGVNVVVGLYSGSKSVAKAEGAGLKVLSVAEAAKAADLIMILLPDEVQKSVYEAEIAPNLVAGNVLLFAHGFNINFAQIVPPADVDVVMAAPKGPGHLVRRTYEQGQGVPALFAVYQDASGQARDYAMAYAKGIGGTRAGILETTFREETETDLFGEQVVLCGGLTALIKAGFDTLVEAGYQPELAYFECLHEVKLIVDLIVEGGLAKMRDSISNTAEYGDLTRGPRIVTEETREEMRKILDEIQSGQFAREFVLENQAGKPGFTAMRRRESEELIEEVGKDLRAMFSWLKDR
- a CDS encoding TIGR03943 family protein, with amino-acid sequence MAMTAPVKAVKSFTQKFAPFRSLLNQLDGLGILAWGVLMIKYSVSGELRLLIHPNYFGLVTVTGFVLLFLGGLRLFQTGRRWLKRARRSGSSNNNQDSVTHVTVLPLGMGTALLLVTALMGLFITPSVFTSQLAIQRGISTTLPPTQTQISSFATQIKPEERTLVDWVRTISAYPEPDVYAGQKVNVTGFVVHPDYLPDNYILISRFILTCCAVDAYPVALTVRLEGSRSQYPPDTWLTIQGQMEAATLPSSADQGRQGADKRQVVVEAQLVEVVPTPADPYSYAD